GCGCCGTCGGCCTGCAGCGCCGACCCGATGAACCCTGGCGTCGTTCCGGCGACGAGCACGGCCGCGCCGGCGCCGTCGCCATAGAAGAAGTTGAACGGATCGTCCGGGCCGGCAAGCTTGTGCATCAGGTACGCGCCGACAATGAGCGCCGCGCGCATGGTCGGATTTGCGGCCATCATGCCGGCGGCGGCCGCCAGGCCGGTCGGGAACGACGCGCACGCGCAGCCGACGTCGAACGTGCCGGCTCGCCTCGCGCCGAGCTTGTGCTGCAGAACCACGGAGGTGGCCGGCGTGATGTAATCCGGCGAGTCGGTGCCCAGCACGATGAGGTCGAGGTCATCCGGCGTCAGCCCCGCGCGTTCGATCGCCTGGCGTGCCGCGGGCAAGGCGACGTCCGACGTCGCCCAGTCCTCGGGAGCGTGCCACCGTGTCCTGATCCCGCTCGATTCCTCCATCTTGCGGATGAACTCGGGGAACCGCGACTTCAGCTGCTCGTGCATCATCGCGTTGCTCACCTCGATGGGCGGGATGAACCGTCCCGTCGAGGCGAGGCGCGCGTAGCGCCCGCTCATGTGCCGACCACCAGTCCGCCATCGACCGACAGGACGGCGCCGTGCACGAACGCGGCGCGGTCGGAGGCGAGCCACGCGTACGCCTCCGCGATGT
This region of Acidobacteriota bacterium genomic DNA includes:
- a CDS encoding ketoacyl-ACP synthase III, with the protein product MSGRYARLASTGRFIPPIEVSNAMMHEQLKSRFPEFIRKMEESSGIRTRWHAPEDWATSDVALPAARQAIERAGLTPDDLDLIVLGTDSPDYITPATSVVLQHKLGARRAGTFDVGCACASFPTGLAAAAGMMAANPTMRAALIVGAYLMHKLAGPDDPFNFFYGDGAGAAVLVAGTTPGFIGSALQADGAYAGSWGIYAGGTAEPATEDAVRAGRTTVRMLERYPPEVNHDGWPRLVRRLARDHGFGVSEIGFIVFSQVRKPSIELVMKDLGLPMERTQTVMEEWGYTGSACIPMALDRARELGRIHDGDLVVLVGSGVGYNQAAVAFRA